In Raphanus sativus cultivar WK10039 chromosome 5, ASM80110v3, whole genome shotgun sequence, the following proteins share a genomic window:
- the LOC108858850 gene encoding putative F-box/kelch-repeat protein At3g22730 — protein sequence MMMSDIPQDLIEEILSRVPAASLRRLRSTCKLWNDLFKDGRFRENHIRKAPKQSRILMLNDYKISSLNVNLNVAPPAAVEFKGPLVLKDSHSCSQQVDIEDIFHCDGLLLCTIRNDRHRLMVWNPYLGETRWIQIFQTTTNSSSDLRYSFALGYQNNNFCRSSRILKCWHSIDPMMVFEVYELSSGSWRVFDDIALDCCILPKCGVSFKGNAYWLAFGQTVGLLLGFDFTRDTFIRLCLPQAMEFCYLNLSVVN from the coding sequence ATGATGATGTCTGACATTCCGCAGGATCTGATAGAGGAAATACTCTCTAGGGTTCCAGCCGCATCTCTGAGACGACTACGATCAACTTGCAAACTATGGAACGATTTATTCAAAGACGGAAGATTCAGGGAGAATCACATTCGTAAAGCTCCAAAGCAGTCTCGGATTCTCATGTTAAACGACTATAAGATAAGTTCATTGAACGTCAATCTCAACGTTGCTCCTCCTGCTGCTGTAGAGTTTAAGGGACCACTTGTCCTTAAGGATTCCCATTCTTGTTCCCAACAAGTCGATATAGAAGATATTTTTCACTGCGATGGTTTGTTGTTATGCACCATTAGGAACGACAGGCACAGACTCATGGTTTGGAATCCATATTTAGGGGAAACTAGGTGGATCCAAATATTCCAAACCACAACTAATAGCAGTAGCGACTTGAGGTATAGCTTTGCTCTGGGATACCAAAACAACAATTTTTGCCGTAGCTCCAGAATCTTGAAGTGTTGGCATTCTATTGACCCTATGATGGTGTTTGAAGTCTATGAGCTTAGTTCTGGTTCATGGAGGGTTTTTGATGATATTGCTCTCGACTGCTGTATATTACCGAAGTGTGGTGTGTCGTTCAAGGGAAATGCTTATTGGCTTGCTTTTGGACAAACAGTTGGGCTTTTGCTTGGTTTTGATTTTACCAGAGATACATTCATACGTTTATGCTTACCGCAAGCTATGGAGTTTTGTTATCTAAATCTATCCGTTGTTAATTAG